A window of Plasmodium malariae genome assembly, chromosome: 12 genomic DNA:
tatgcatatgttaataattatgcatatgtgaataattatgcatatgtgtatgattacatatatatgtgaataattacctatatgtaaataattacatatatgtgaataATTGCCCACATGTAAATgattaaatacatataaatacgtgGATGCTCATAAATgtgtatttacatatatatataatatatatgatgagtaaaaaataaggcataattaaaaattaagccACGGGTTCCTGAACTTCTACTATTGGATCTTGAATTTTTGCTTCCTCGTCACGTCTGCTATCTTTATCCATATTACATTTAGAATCATTGCACTCATGAATTTCATCtgcatcatttttattatcaacATCATCACCATCTTCATCTTCATCATCATCCTCATCACTTGTATCATCACCATAAGAACTGGAATCGTCCTCattcatattattcatatttggCATATTCTTAAATTGATCCATTCCGCCTAATCCAGAAAAATTAGCCATATCTTCTCCACCCATATTACCTAACTTACTAAAATCGAGATCTCCCATTCCTCCCATACCTGGCATGCCGCCCATGCCGCCCATGCCACCCATTCCTCCTAATCCTCCCATTCCTGGCATATTTCCAAATTGACTCATATCGGGCATACCTCCCATTCCACCAAAACTGTTCATTGCCATATCATCATATTCtgttgttttattttcttcatccGTGTCAACCCATGAATTCCAGTCACATTTAATCCAGTGCTTTTTTCCATCATTATTTACTGTCTTccatctttctttttctttttttattattttgaattttatatttctcttGGTACTATATTTGGATTCTTCAACATTTATaggttttaaaaaatttaaagtaaattcatattcatttttatctttggttccataaaaatataatttatccTCTTTTAAGTCAATTTTCGTATTTTCCGCATCTTGTAACTCTATGGTTAGGTAAAGGCACTCTTTTTTTTGAGCCCACAAAACTACTGGAAATAGactaaaaaagaaaaaacacgCCCAAATGGATGATTATGTaggtacataaatatatatgtgcataaatatatatacatatatgcacatatatacatttatatgtttatttaggtaattttatatataatcatttattaTGCACCAACATGTCGCATTAATAACATAGTAACGACACTCTGACTCAAAAAGGTGTGAAATATGTtgaataaaacaatatacgTAGATTTTATCCCCACATAAtaaccataaaaaaaaacattcaaGTAGTAACATTACGGAACAAAAATACGAACATATtacgcacatacatatatatattatttatacacgTATgcagtatatacatatgaataatatacgTTCAAAGGTACACAACTGGGCCgcacaaaaaatattaattttttattttataaaaaggcCAATCATacacaaaataaacaaaaatccACCATTCATATaccaaatatataatgtagaAGTCAACACttaaatatctatatataatatgtaaatcAACTAgggaaaaatgaaacaaatcAATGTACAAAAAAGGGAGAGGGGAAAAGTAAAATGTAATTAAGCTTTATTTTAGTATCACAGATATTCTGTTCTCTATTCATcattttatgcatatataaatacatacttttttttttttttttttgaaactTACGGCATGTTGGGAAAATGATTGTtcaaagtaaaattaaaaaaggggATGAAAAAATGAGTTAATACTCCTTAAGATACAAATGaactatattaatatttttatatattttatctgtGAGAACTTATAGGGTTATTTT
This region includes:
- the P23 gene encoding co-chaperone p23, putative → MPLFPVVLWAQKKECLYLTIELQDAENTKIDLKEDKLYFYGTKDKNEYEFTLNFLKPINVEESKYSTKRNIKFKIIKKEKERWKTVNNDGKKHWIKCDWNSWVDTDEENKTTEYDDMAMNSFGGMGGMPDMSQFGNMPGMGGLGGMGGMGGMGGMPGMGGMGDLDFSKLGNMGGEDMANFSGLGGMDQFKNMPNMNNMNEDDSSSYGDDTSDEDDDEDEDGDDVDNKNDADEIHECNDSKCNMDKDSRRDEEAKIQDPIVEVQEPVA